The proteins below are encoded in one region of Paralysiella testudinis:
- a CDS encoding tyrosine-type recombinase/integrase translates to MTSNCEQTLGKLKEIIDRRLMNAKSYLICNHRGGALTVDAMGKRFAKIRAQAIAKFPELKDELSACQFRDLRAKSGTDAYLQSDSVETAQKHLGHANPSMTKRYIRRDKALTPLENCGTPAKIAEKSDE, encoded by the coding sequence ATGACAAGTAATTGTGAACAGACCCTAGGCAAGTTAAAAGAAATCATCGACCGCCGCCTGATGAACGCCAAAAGCTACCTGATTTGCAACCATCGCGGCGGCGCACTCACCGTTGACGCCATGGGCAAACGCTTCGCTAAAATCCGCGCACAAGCGATTGCCAAATTTCCCGAATTGAAAGACGAGCTATCTGCCTGCCAATTCCGCGACCTGCGCGCCAAATCTGGCACCGACGCATACCTGCAATCAGACAGCGTAGAGACCGCCCAAAAACACCTTGGCCATGCCAATCCAAGCATGACCAAGCGCTACATTCGCCGCGACAAAGCACTCACCCCGTTAGAGAATTGCGGAACACCTGCTAAAATTGCGGAAAAATCAGACGAATGA
- a CDS encoding histidinol-phosphatase translates to MNLAIFDLDHTLINCDSDNEWPKYLMQKGVVDEAFVRTKNDKFYQDYLNGCLNIDEFLAFQLEPLSRFSRAELDEMHAEFMCDFIAPHMGNMAKMLVQSHRDAGDELLLISATNEFIITPIAQAFGINHIIGVSLETDAAGNYTGGYVGTPSFKEGKITRLNQWLAERGQTLADFDKVYFYSDSRNDLPLLNLVNEPVAVNPDAVLLAAAQEKGWPVLNFM, encoded by the coding sequence ATGAATCTGGCTATTTTCGACCTCGACCACACCCTAATCAACTGCGATTCCGACAACGAATGGCCGAAATACCTGATGCAAAAAGGCGTGGTGGACGAAGCGTTTGTGCGCACCAAAAACGATAAATTTTATCAAGATTATCTCAACGGCTGCCTGAACATCGACGAATTTTTGGCTTTTCAGCTTGAGCCTTTAAGCCGCTTTTCGCGCGCCGAATTGGATGAAATGCACGCCGAATTTATGTGCGACTTTATCGCCCCGCACATGGGCAATATGGCCAAAATGCTGGTGCAAAGCCACCGCGATGCCGGCGACGAATTGCTGCTGATTTCCGCTACCAATGAATTCATCATCACCCCGATTGCCCAGGCGTTCGGCATCAATCACATCATTGGCGTGTCTTTAGAAACCGATGCGGCGGGCAATTACACCGGCGGCTATGTGGGCACGCCCAGCTTTAAAGAAGGCAAAATCACCCGCTTAAACCAATGGCTGGCCGAACGCGGCCAAACCTTGGCCGATTTTGACAAAGTGTATTTCTACAGCGACTCACGCAACGACTTGCCGCTGCTCAATTTGGTAAACGAGCCGGTGGCGGTAAACCCCGATGCGGTTTTGCTGGCAGCGGCACAGGAAAAGGGCTGGCCGGTGTTGAACTTTATGTAA
- the hda gene encoding DnaA regulatory inactivator Hda — translation MNQLIFDFADHSYPGFDKFLGQSNGELLDVLQNQQHQQPFVFVWGQEGSGKSHLLRAWVAQAGQAGLQAAYVDAKSNGLGDWARQFDCVAVDQIEHLSAEEQIKLFALFNHFSHSGHGSLLLSATVPPAQLVLREDLRTRMGLCVVYQIQPLSDEEKADALMSMAQARQLPVDEEVFRYLLNHWSRDLDRLIHMLDTLDDYALAMGRRITLPLLRGLLKQQETL, via the coding sequence ATGAACCAACTGATTTTTGATTTTGCCGACCACAGCTACCCCGGGTTTGATAAATTTTTGGGGCAATCGAACGGCGAATTGCTGGATGTGCTGCAAAATCAGCAGCATCAGCAGCCGTTTGTGTTTGTGTGGGGGCAAGAGGGCAGCGGCAAAAGCCATTTGCTGCGTGCGTGGGTGGCGCAGGCCGGCCAAGCCGGTTTGCAGGCCGCTTATGTGGACGCCAAAAGCAATGGCTTGGGCGATTGGGCACGCCAATTCGACTGTGTGGCGGTGGATCAAATCGAGCACCTCAGCGCCGAAGAGCAAATTAAATTGTTTGCCCTGTTTAACCATTTCAGCCACAGCGGCCATGGCAGCTTGCTGCTCAGCGCCACCGTGCCGCCCGCGCAGCTGGTGTTGCGCGAAGATTTGCGCACACGCATGGGCTTGTGCGTGGTATACCAAATCCAGCCATTGAGCGACGAAGAAAAAGCCGATGCCTTAATGAGCATGGCGCAGGCACGGCAGCTGCCGGTAGACGAAGAGGTGTTTCGCTATCTGCTCAACCACTGGAGCCGTGATTTGGACCGCCTGATTCACATGCTCGACACATTAGACGATTATGCTCTGGCCATGGGGCGCCGCATCACCCTGCCGCTGTTGCGCGGCCTTTTAAAACAACAGGAAACCTTATGA
- a CDS encoding FKBP-type peptidyl-prolyl cis-trans isomerase has translation MNIDKNSVVTLHYEMYDANDQLIDKTEEPIAYLHGGYDGIFPLVEEALHGKAVGDEVDVTLAPDDAFGEQEPELIRIEPVDIFPVEVEVGMMFEADDPETGDVMVYRVTDVADGKAVVDGNHPLAGMKIRFKAKVAEIRAALAEEIDHGHVHGAHGHHH, from the coding sequence ATGAATATTGACAAAAACAGCGTGGTCACCCTGCACTACGAAATGTACGATGCCAACGACCAGCTCATCGACAAAACCGAAGAGCCGATTGCCTACCTGCATGGCGGCTACGATGGTATTTTCCCGCTGGTGGAAGAAGCCCTGCACGGCAAAGCCGTGGGCGATGAAGTAGACGTTACCCTGGCACCGGACGACGCCTTTGGCGAACAAGAGCCGGAATTGATCCGCATCGAGCCGGTAGACATCTTCCCGGTAGAAGTGGAAGTGGGCATGATGTTTGAAGCCGACGATCCGGAAACCGGCGATGTGATGGTGTACCGCGTTACCGATGTGGCCGACGGCAAAGCCGTGGTGGATGGCAACCATCCGCTGGCGGGCATGAAAATCCGCTTCAAAGCCAAAGTGGCCGAAATCCGCGCCGCCTTGGCCGAAGAAATCGACCACGGCCATGTGCATGGTGCGCACGGCCATCATCATTGA
- a CDS encoding DHA2 family efflux MFS transporter permease subunit has translation MNTLPAAPLPTPSRWLPLLLAIAIFMQMLDATILNTALPKMAADLGESPLNMQSAIIAYALTLAIMMPLSGFLADRYGTRKLFLGAMVVFMVGSVLCAAASSLNMLVVARVIQGMGGAMLTPVARLTMMRAYDKSQLLNVINYAVMPALIGPVLGPVVGGYLVDYASWHWIFLLNVPIGLLGLVFALRIMPDFNAPGGHFDAIGFALFGAAAFGLSFAFELITHPGAQLFSILMALCGIAALALYWRHALHSREPLYGLDLLSVRTFRIGLVGNLFSRLGMSALPFLLPLLLQVAFGYPASVAGWMLAPLALAAIAAKPAIKPLMSRFGYRRILVANTRLIGILIMCLALPSADTPLWLLLPLLFALGAANSLQFSGMNTLTIADLRSRQASSGSSLMGVNQQLAISFGIAIGALLLQSFSHLNQGHSLHNAFRYTFVLVGLMTFASSWVFARLHPHDGDNLVHKVADDHPA, from the coding sequence ATGAATACCCTGCCCGCCGCCCCGCTTCCCACGCCTTCCCGCTGGCTGCCGCTGTTGCTGGCGATTGCCATTTTCATGCAAATGTTGGATGCCACCATTCTGAATACCGCCTTGCCGAAAATGGCCGCGGATTTGGGCGAATCGCCGCTGAATATGCAGTCGGCGATTATTGCTTATGCGCTTACCTTGGCGATTATGATGCCGCTATCGGGCTTTCTGGCCGACCGCTACGGCACCCGCAAGCTGTTTTTGGGTGCCATGGTGGTATTTATGGTGGGATCGGTGCTGTGTGCCGCCGCTTCCAGCTTAAATATGCTGGTGGTGGCGCGGGTGATTCAGGGCATGGGCGGCGCCATGCTCACGCCGGTGGCGCGGCTCACCATGATGCGCGCTTACGACAAATCGCAATTGCTCAATGTCATCAATTACGCGGTGATGCCCGCACTCATCGGCCCGGTGCTGGGGCCGGTGGTGGGCGGCTATCTGGTGGACTACGCCAGCTGGCATTGGATTTTTCTGCTCAATGTGCCGATTGGTTTACTGGGCTTGGTGTTTGCACTGCGCATCATGCCCGACTTTAACGCCCCCGGCGGCCATTTCGATGCCATCGGCTTTGCCTTGTTTGGCGCTGCGGCCTTTGGCTTAAGTTTCGCCTTTGAGCTGATTACCCATCCCGGAGCGCAGCTGTTCAGCATTTTGATGGCACTGTGCGGCATTGCTGCGCTGGCCTTGTATTGGCGCCATGCGTTGCACAGCCGCGAGCCATTGTATGGGCTGGATTTGCTGTCGGTGCGCACCTTCCGCATCGGCTTGGTGGGCAATTTATTCAGCCGCTTGGGCATGAGCGCACTGCCGTTTTTGCTGCCCTTGCTGCTGCAAGTGGCTTTCGGCTACCCGGCCAGTGTGGCCGGGTGGATGCTGGCACCGCTGGCGCTGGCGGCCATTGCGGCCAAACCGGCCATCAAACCCTTAATGAGCCGCTTTGGCTACCGGCGCATTTTGGTGGCCAACACCCGCTTAATCGGCATATTGATTATGTGTTTGGCACTGCCCAGCGCCGATACGCCGCTGTGGCTGCTGCTGCCCTTATTGTTTGCCTTGGGCGCGGCCAACTCCTTACAGTTTTCCGGCATGAACACCCTCACCATTGCCGATTTGCGCAGCCGCCAAGCCAGCAGCGGCAGCAGCCTGATGGGGGTAAACCAGCAGCTGGCCATCAGCTTTGGCATCGCCATCGGCGCTTTGCTGCTGCAAAGCTTTAGCCATCTGAACCAAGGCCACAGCCTGCACAACGCCTTTCGCTACACCTTTGTGCTGGTGGGCTTGATGACTTTTGCCTCCAGCTGGGTATTCGCCCGCCTACACCCGCACGATGGCGATAATCTGGTGCACAAAGTGGCAGACGATCACCCTGCATAA
- the glnE gene encoding bifunctional [glutamate--ammonia ligase]-adenylyl-L-tyrosine phosphorylase/[glutamate--ammonia-ligase] adenylyltransferase, giving the protein MNPEALLAAALPYSHYLSRHWHNGNLNTAILYPWLQRPLENADFAAFADWEAFQAAADEAELARQLRLLRRHVMAHIIIRDLARASDLAEVTRTITLLADFAVNTALDFAHAHYVGLYGQPMGRHSGTAQHLSVVAMGKAGGYELNVSSDIDLIFVYPEAGDTDGRRERSNQEFFTKVGQKLIALLNDITGDGQVFRVDMRLRPDGDAGALVLSETALEQYLITQGREWERYAWIKGRVLTPFANDISALVRPFVFRKYLDFNAYEAMRSLHKQIRQEVSRKGMADNVKLGAGGIREVEFIAQIFQLIRGGQVRSLQCKGTQEALRELTQLGILEADTVAVLLAAYRFLRDVEHRLQYWDDQQTQTLPTGAEQQEKLAASMGFADYAAFSQALSQYRQSVNRIFNDILTEPGDKQNQQHALDEVWQNTDTTETSDLLQQHGFQAAQILPRLHNIRHSSKYRQLSSHAQQRFDTLVPQLAIAATVQPNPDATFTRLLDFLEAISRRSAYLAFLHEHPEALAQLAALMSQSSWVAAYLQHHPILLDELLSDELSAIDTHWQTRADELARRLHDCGDDVEAKMDVLRRFQHAQTFRLAVQDLAGLWTIEALSDQLSALADLLLQQALDHVWQSLNKKHRDTPQFAIIGYGKLGGKELGYASDLDLVYVYDDDHPDAADTYARLARRLTSWLTAPTGAGVLYEVDLRLRPNGDAGFAASHINAFARYQRENAWTWEHQALTRARGVAGDAALIAQFDAIRQEILTRPRPLAALKADIIAMREKMFATHPPLDSNVKYARGGVVDVEFIVQYLILAHAHQYPQLLQNHGNIALLSMAADAALISETLAESSRTAYRHYRKQQHNTKLRDAVHAEADSELLAHYHIVKALWLAVFDAEATGGA; this is encoded by the coding sequence ATGAATCCCGAAGCCCTGCTTGCCGCCGCCCTGCCGTATTCCCATTATCTGAGCCGCCACTGGCACAACGGCAATCTGAACACCGCCATTCTGTATCCGTGGTTGCAGCGGCCATTGGAAAATGCCGATTTTGCGGCTTTTGCCGATTGGGAAGCGTTTCAGGCAGCCGCAGATGAAGCCGAATTGGCGCGTCAACTGCGCCTGCTGCGCCGCCATGTCATGGCGCACATCATCATCCGCGACTTGGCGCGCGCCAGTGATTTAGCCGAAGTCACCCGCACCATCACCCTATTGGCCGATTTTGCCGTGAATACCGCGCTGGATTTTGCCCATGCGCATTATGTCGGCCTCTACGGCCAGCCGATGGGCCGCCACAGCGGCACAGCCCAGCATCTAAGCGTGGTGGCGATGGGCAAGGCTGGCGGGTATGAGCTGAATGTGTCGTCAGATATTGATTTGATTTTTGTCTACCCCGAAGCGGGCGACACCGATGGCCGCCGCGAGCGCAGCAATCAAGAGTTTTTCACCAAAGTGGGGCAAAAACTGATTGCGCTCTTAAACGACATCACCGGCGACGGCCAAGTGTTTCGCGTTGACATGCGCCTGCGCCCCGATGGCGACGCCGGCGCCTTGGTGCTAAGCGAAACCGCGCTGGAGCAATACCTGATTACCCAAGGGCGCGAATGGGAGCGCTACGCCTGGATTAAAGGCCGCGTGCTCACCCCGTTTGCCAACGACATCAGCGCCTTGGTGCGCCCGTTTGTGTTCCGCAAATACCTCGACTTCAACGCCTACGAAGCCATGCGCAGCCTGCACAAGCAAATCCGCCAAGAAGTGAGCCGCAAAGGCATGGCCGACAATGTGAAACTCGGTGCAGGCGGCATCCGCGAAGTGGAGTTTATTGCGCAGATTTTCCAACTGATTCGCGGCGGCCAAGTGCGCAGCCTGCAATGCAAAGGCACCCAAGAAGCCCTGCGTGAGCTGACACAACTGGGCATTTTGGAAGCCGACACCGTGGCCGTGCTGCTGGCCGCCTACCGCTTTTTGCGCGATGTGGAGCACCGCCTGCAATACTGGGACGACCAACAAACCCAAACCCTGCCCACCGGTGCCGAACAGCAAGAAAAATTGGCCGCCAGCATGGGCTTTGCCGACTACGCCGCCTTTAGCCAAGCCCTAAGCCAATACCGTCAAAGTGTAAACCGCATTTTCAACGACATCCTCACCGAGCCGGGCGACAAACAAAACCAACAACACGCGCTCGACGAGGTGTGGCAGAACACCGACACCACCGAAACCAGCGATCTGCTGCAACAACACGGCTTTCAGGCAGCCCAAATCCTGCCGCGCCTGCACAACATCCGCCACAGCAGCAAATACCGCCAGCTCTCCAGCCACGCCCAGCAACGCTTCGACACCCTGGTGCCGCAGCTGGCGATTGCCGCCACCGTGCAGCCCAACCCCGATGCCACCTTCACCCGACTGCTGGATTTTCTTGAAGCCATCAGCCGCCGCAGCGCCTATTTGGCCTTTTTGCACGAACACCCCGAAGCACTGGCGCAACTGGCCGCACTGATGAGCCAAAGCAGCTGGGTGGCCGCCTATCTGCAACACCATCCCATCTTGCTCGACGAATTACTCAGCGACGAACTGAGCGCCATCGACACCCATTGGCAAACCCGCGCCGACGAATTGGCTCGCCGCCTACACGACTGTGGCGATGATGTGGAAGCCAAAATGGACGTATTGCGCCGCTTCCAGCACGCGCAAACCTTCCGCCTAGCCGTGCAAGACTTAGCCGGGCTGTGGACCATCGAAGCACTGTCCGACCAATTATCGGCACTGGCCGACTTGCTGCTACAGCAAGCGCTGGATCATGTGTGGCAAAGCCTGAACAAAAAACACCGCGACACACCGCAATTTGCCATCATCGGCTACGGCAAACTGGGCGGCAAGGAATTGGGCTACGCCTCCGATTTAGACCTGGTGTATGTGTATGACGACGACCACCCCGATGCCGCCGACACCTACGCGCGGCTGGCACGGCGGCTCACTTCGTGGCTCACCGCCCCCACCGGCGCGGGCGTGCTGTATGAAGTCGACTTGCGCCTGCGCCCCAATGGCGATGCCGGCTTTGCCGCCAGCCACATCAACGCCTTTGCCCGCTACCAGCGCGAAAACGCCTGGACGTGGGAGCACCAAGCACTCACCCGCGCCCGCGGCGTGGCGGGCGATGCCGCCTTGATTGCCCAATTCGACGCCATCCGCCAAGAAATCCTCACCCGCCCCCGCCCCTTAGCGGCGCTGAAAGCCGACATCATCGCCATGCGCGAAAAAATGTTTGCCACCCACCCGCCGCTAGACAGCAATGTTAAATACGCCCGCGGCGGCGTGGTGGATGTGGAATTTATCGTGCAATACCTGATTCTGGCGCACGCCCACCAATACCCGCAGCTACTGCAAAACCACGGCAATATCGCCTTGCTGAGCATGGCCGCCGATGCCGCGCTAATCAGCGAAACCCTAGCCGAATCCAGCCGCACCGCCTACCGCCACTACCGCAAGCAGCAACACAACACCAAACTGCGCGACGCCGTACACGCCGAAGCCGATAGCGAATTGCTGGCCCACTACCATATTGTTAAAGCCTTATGGCTGGCCGTATTTGATGCTGAAGCCACCGGCGGTGCCTAA